In Cyanobacterium stanieri LEGE 03274, a single window of DNA contains:
- a CDS encoding HesB/IscA family protein: protein MINLTPSAVAEIARLKNYNSQSQPYLRIKVEQGGCADLLYHLNFDGEILKGDRTFDHHQDITILVDEQSYNYIQDLVIDYAEDLMGGSFQYQNPQAQNHCNCGISFSIKAN from the coding sequence ATGATTAATTTAACTCCGAGTGCCGTTGCAGAAATTGCAAGGCTCAAAAATTATAACTCTCAATCTCAACCATATTTAAGAATCAAAGTTGAGCAAGGTGGTTGTGCAGATCTTTTGTACCACCTCAATTTTGATGGGGAAATATTAAAGGGCGATCGCACTTTTGACCACCATCAAGATATTACCATTTTAGTTGATGAACAAAGTTACAATTATATTCAAGACTTAGTCATTGACTATGCCGAAGATTTAATGGGGGGTTCGTTTCAATATCAAAACCCCCAAGCCCAAAACCATTGTAATTGCGGGATTTCTTTTTCCATTAAAGCTAATTAA